The following proteins come from a genomic window of Accipiter gentilis chromosome 2, bAccGen1.1, whole genome shotgun sequence:
- the CCN3 gene encoding LOW QUALITY PROTEIN: CCN family member 3 (The sequence of the model RefSeq protein was modified relative to this genomic sequence to represent the inferred CDS: deleted 1 base in 1 codon), with product MATGGGQGLPALLLLLLLGLCEASAGRPAGAAGGGGSRRPGRPRDPALGAALSPQVSGGEPACPRPCGGRCPAEPPRCAPGVPAVLDGCSCCLVCARQRGESCSPLLPCDESSGLYCDRGPEDGGGAAGICMVLEGDNCVFDGMIYRNGETFQPSCKYQCTCRDGQIGCLPRCNLDLLLPGPDCPFPRKIEVPGECCEKWICDPKDEVILGGFAMAAYRQEATLGIDVSDSSANCIEQTTEWSACSKSCGMGFSTRVTNRNQQCEMVKQTRLCTIRPCENEEPSDKKAKKCIRTKKSLKAVRFEYKNCTSVQTYKPRYCGLCNDGRCCTPHNTKTIQVEFRCPQGKVLKKPMMLINTCVCHNNCPQSNNAFFQPLDPTSSEAKI from the exons ATGGCGacgggcggcgggcagggcctgcccgccctgctgctcctcctcctcctcgggctGTGCGAGGCAAGTGCGGGgcgcccggcgggggcggcg ggggggggggggagccggcggccgggccggccccgTGACCCGGCCCTGGGGGCCGCTTTGTCCCCGCAGGTGAGCGGCGGGGAGCCGGCGTGTCCCCGGCCCTGCGGCGGGCGCTGCCCGGCCGAGCCGCCGCGCTGCGCCCCGGGGGTGCCCGCCGTGCTGGacggctgctcctgctgcctggtgtgCGCCCGGCAGCGCGGCGAGagctgctccccgctgctgccctgCGACGAGAGCAGCGGCCTCTACTGCGACCGCGGCCCCGAggacggcggcggggccgccggcaTCTGCATGG TGCTGGAGGGAGACAACTGCGTGTTTGACGGGATGATTTATCGCAACGGGGAGACGTTCCAGCCCAGCTGCAAGTACCAGTGCACCTGCCGGGACGGACAGATCGGCTGTCTGCCCCGCTGTAACCTGGACCTGCTGCTCCCCGGCCCCGACTGTCCCTTCCCCAGAAAAATCGAAGTCCCTGGCGAGTGCTGCGAGAAGTGGATCTGTGACCCTAAAGATGAAGTGATTCTGGGAGGTTTTGCTATGGCTG CCTACAGACAAGAGGCCACACTCGGGATTGATGTGTCGGATTCAAGTGCCAATTGTATTGAGCAGACAACAGAATGGAGTGCTTGTTCCAAAAGCTGTGGAATGGGCTTCTCTACCCGTGTTACCAACAGAAATCAACAGTGTGAGATGGTGAAGCAGACACGGCTTTGCACGATAAGACCTTGTGAAAATGAAGAGCCATCTGATAAG AAAGCGAAGAAATGTATCCGAACAAAGaagtccctgaaagctgttcgcTTTGAATACAAGAACTGCACTAGTGTGCAGACATACAAACCTCGTTACTGTGGCCTCTGCAATGATGGGCGATGCTGTACCCCACATAACACCAAAACAATTCAAGTTGAGTTCCGCTGTCCTCAGGGCAAAGTCCTAAAAAAGCCAATGATGTTGATCAACACCTGTGTCTGTCATAACAACTGTCCTCAGAGTAACAATGCTTTCTTCCAGCCATTAGATCCGACATCTAGTGAagcaaaaatatga